From a region of the Streptomyces sp. NBC_00193 genome:
- the clpS gene encoding ATP-dependent Clp protease adapter ClpS: protein MGQVSVAPIEIERTESAEETFAVPEPDVPWVTLVHNDPVNLMSYVTYVFQAYFGYSKDKANKLMMDVHHKGRAVVSSGSREEMERDVQAMHGYGLWATMSQDRN, encoded by the coding sequence ATGGGACAAGTGAGTGTTGCTCCCATTGAGATCGAACGCACCGAATCGGCCGAAGAGACCTTCGCGGTCCCCGAACCCGACGTCCCGTGGGTGACCCTGGTGCACAACGACCCGGTCAACCTCATGAGCTACGTGACGTACGTGTTCCAGGCGTACTTCGGCTACTCCAAGGACAAGGCGAACAAGCTGATGATGGACGTCCACCACAAGGGTCGGGCGGTCGTCTCCAGCGGCAGCCGCGAGGAGATGGAACGGGACGTGCAGGCCATGCACGGCTACGGCCTCTGGGCGACCATGTCCCAGGACCGCAACTGA
- a CDS encoding nicotinate phosphoribosyltransferase: MNPADLGLPVDVPSTALFTDHYELTMLQAALANGTADRRSVFEVFTRRLPEGRRYGVIAGTGRVLDAVENFRFDGAVLEFLRERAVIDARTLDWLASYRFSGDIWGYPEGEVYFPGSPVLRVEGSFAECVLLETVILSILNHDSAIAAAASRMSSAAGGRPLIEMGARRTHELAAVASARAAYVGGFTSTSDLAAGFRYGIPTVGTSAHAFTLLHDSERDAFTAQVASLGSGTTLLVDTYDVAEAVRTAVEVAGTDLGAVRIDSGDLLLVAHRVRQQLDELGATATKIVVTSDLDEYAIASLAAAPVDAYGVGTQLVTGSGHPTCSMVYKLVARAASADPKAPLVSVAKKSSGGKTSVGGRKWAARRVDAEGVAEAEVLGTGPVPSALADKQLLVELVKGGEVVARESLETARDRHREALAGLPLSATQLSRGEAVIPTEYA, translated from the coding sequence ATGAACCCTGCGGACCTGGGCCTGCCGGTGGACGTGCCGTCGACAGCGCTCTTCACGGACCATTACGAGCTCACGATGTTGCAGGCCGCGCTGGCCAACGGCACGGCCGACCGCCGTTCGGTCTTCGAGGTGTTCACCCGGCGGCTCCCCGAGGGGCGCCGCTACGGGGTGATCGCGGGGACCGGCCGGGTGCTCGACGCGGTGGAGAACTTCCGCTTCGACGGCGCGGTACTGGAGTTCCTGCGCGAGCGGGCCGTCATCGACGCCCGCACCCTCGACTGGCTCGCCTCGTACCGCTTCTCCGGCGACATCTGGGGCTACCCGGAGGGCGAGGTCTACTTCCCCGGCTCACCGGTCCTGCGCGTCGAGGGCAGCTTCGCCGAGTGCGTGCTGCTGGAGACTGTGATCCTTTCGATCCTCAACCACGACTCCGCGATCGCCGCGGCCGCCTCCCGGATGTCCTCGGCCGCGGGCGGCCGGCCGCTGATCGAGATGGGCGCCCGGCGCACGCACGAGCTGGCGGCCGTCGCCTCGGCCCGTGCCGCGTACGTCGGCGGTTTCACCTCGACCTCGGACCTGGCGGCCGGATTCCGGTACGGGATCCCGACGGTCGGTACGAGCGCGCACGCCTTCACCCTGCTGCACGACAGCGAGCGGGACGCCTTCACCGCCCAGGTGGCCTCGCTGGGCAGCGGCACCACGCTGCTGGTGGACACCTACGACGTGGCGGAGGCCGTCCGGACGGCCGTGGAGGTGGCCGGGACGGACCTGGGCGCCGTCCGGATCGACTCCGGGGACCTGCTGCTGGTCGCGCACCGGGTGCGGCAGCAGCTCGACGAGCTGGGGGCGACCGCGACGAAGATCGTGGTGACCTCGGACCTGGACGAGTACGCCATCGCCTCGCTGGCGGCCGCCCCGGTGGACGCGTACGGGGTCGGCACCCAGCTGGTGACGGGCAGCGGGCACCCGACGTGCTCGATGGTCTACAAGCTGGTGGCGCGGGCCGCCTCGGCCGATCCGAAGGCGCCGCTGGTGTCGGTGGCGAAGAAGTCCTCGGGCGGCAAGACCTCCGTCGGCGGCCGCAAGTGGGCCGCCCGGCGGGTCGACGCCGAGGGGGTCGCGGAGGCGGAGGTCCTGGGGACCGGGCCGGTGCCCTCCGCGCTGGCGGACAAGCAGCTCCTCGTGGAGCTGGTCAAGGGCGGCGAGGTCGTGGCCCGCGAGTCCCTGGAGACGGCCCGTGACCGCCACCGCGAGGCCCTGGCGGGCCTGCCCCTCTCCGCGACGCAGCTGTCGCGGGGCGAGGCCGTGATCCCGACCGAGTACGCGTAG
- a CDS encoding nicotinamidase, whose protein sequence is MHRALIVVDVQNDFCEGGSLAVTGGADIAAAITELIGQATAGYRHVVATRDHHVDPGSHFAHPPAQPDYETSWPVHCVAGTEGVGFHPNFAPAVASGAVAAVFDKGAYEAAYSGFEGADENGLGLAQWLRDRQVTEVDVVGIATDHCVKATALDAARAGFRTHVLLDLTAGVAPHTTTRALAELREAGVELSGTPVVTPAGP, encoded by the coding sequence ATGCACCGCGCACTGATCGTCGTCGACGTACAGAACGACTTCTGCGAGGGCGGCAGCCTCGCGGTCACCGGCGGAGCCGACATCGCGGCCGCCATCACCGAGCTCATCGGCCAGGCCACCGCCGGCTACCGGCACGTCGTCGCCACCCGCGACCACCACGTCGACCCCGGGTCCCACTTCGCGCACCCCCCGGCCCAGCCGGACTACGAGACCTCCTGGCCGGTGCACTGCGTCGCCGGGACCGAGGGCGTGGGCTTCCACCCGAACTTCGCTCCCGCCGTCGCCTCGGGGGCCGTCGCCGCCGTCTTCGACAAGGGGGCGTACGAGGCCGCGTACAGCGGCTTCGAGGGCGCGGACGAGAACGGTCTCGGGCTCGCGCAGTGGCTGCGCGACCGGCAGGTCACCGAGGTCGACGTGGTCGGCATCGCCACCGACCACTGCGTCAAGGCCACCGCCCTGGACGCGGCCCGCGCGGGCTTCCGCACCCACGTGCTGCTCGACCTGACGGCCGGAGTGGCCCCGCACACCACGACGCGCGCCCTGGCCGAGCTCCGGGAGGCCGGGGTGGAGCTGAGCGGGACCCCCGTGGTCACCCCAGCAGGGCCCTGA